Proteins encoded by one window of Salicibibacter halophilus:
- the pdhA gene encoding pyruvate dehydrogenase (acetyl-transferring) E1 component subunit alpha, producing the protein MNWIEPNSIDVTPIQHLNEQGVLTGKTVINDEEKLDIYKWMVKARRFDELAVKFQRQGKIGTYAPLTGQEAAQVGSAFALEEKDWIFPSYREAAACFVRGTKPSSFFKYAMGHLHGGILKEEGVFPVQIIIGAQALHAAGSAWADQYKNNDAVSVAYIGDGATSQGDFHEAMNFASVFQLPVVYFVQNNQWAISVPYHKQTRSLSIAQKALAYGMTGVQVDGNDAVGVYETMKEARSLAKDGKPVLIEALTHRMGPHTTSDDPSKYRSKEGDEAWGKKDPIARYRKWLEGLQLWSEEEEQDLNASIEDELKQAFNEATETTTTSLGDALGYVYEKPTNRLREQILEWKGSGESK; encoded by the coding sequence ATGAATTGGATTGAGCCGAACAGCATTGATGTAACTCCGATCCAACACCTTAACGAGCAAGGTGTGCTGACAGGGAAAACCGTTATAAACGATGAAGAAAAGCTAGACATTTACAAGTGGATGGTGAAAGCGAGACGTTTTGATGAATTAGCGGTTAAATTCCAGCGTCAAGGAAAAATTGGCACCTATGCACCGCTTACCGGTCAGGAAGCGGCTCAAGTTGGCAGTGCGTTCGCGCTTGAAGAGAAGGATTGGATTTTTCCAAGCTATAGGGAAGCAGCGGCGTGCTTTGTGCGGGGTACGAAGCCTTCATCTTTTTTTAAGTATGCGATGGGGCACTTGCATGGCGGTATATTAAAAGAAGAAGGCGTGTTTCCCGTCCAAATTATTATTGGCGCTCAAGCCTTGCACGCAGCAGGCAGTGCCTGGGCAGATCAGTACAAAAACAATGATGCAGTGAGTGTTGCTTACATTGGAGACGGGGCAACATCTCAGGGTGATTTTCACGAAGCAATGAATTTTGCCAGTGTGTTTCAGTTGCCTGTCGTTTATTTTGTACAAAATAATCAATGGGCCATCAGCGTTCCGTATCATAAGCAGACTAGAAGCCTATCAATTGCTCAAAAAGCATTGGCCTATGGGATGACAGGGGTTCAAGTCGATGGAAATGACGCGGTTGGCGTCTACGAAACAATGAAAGAAGCAAGATCGCTTGCAAAAGACGGAAAACCTGTACTGATTGAGGCGCTAACTCATCGAATGGGACCGCATACGACTTCGGATGATCCGTCCAAGTATCGTTCCAAGGAAGGAGACGAGGCATGGGGGAAAAAAGATCCGATTGCTCGTTATCGCAAATGGCTTGAAGGCCTGCAGTTATGGTCGGAGGAGGAAGAACAGGATTTAAATGCTTCGATAGAAGATGAGTTGAAACAAGCCTTTAATGAAGCTACAGAGACAACGACTACTTCACTCGGTGATGCCCTTGGGTATGTATACGAAAAACCGACGAACCGTTTGAGAGAACAAATACTGGAGTGGAAAGGATCGGGGGAGAGCAAATGA
- a CDS encoding MFS transporter has translation MGWNYLFLVPFVVLLILPIIRKNLPSEENKTVKFDMPGALLVGVSVGGLLLFVTSGIYVALIFSVPAMFLLWKHLHKADIPFIQPELLHNRGYLLLLLMPFTALFMNFATLFTIPLLLADLFNKSPLEIGLIMFPGPILAALASNVTGKIIDGKGSMMVIRAGLAFLLISYVLFAFFANVTPYASLGILIIAMAGSNILVASSNNEVSKILPVPHIGAGMGLVQLCQFVGGAFGAGIAGMLITVQQHLPAEEIFRNLFFVYIGWMVIAHIVFQLYLRSKNTDRKHLPDNTLSS, from the coding sequence TTGGGATGGAATTATTTGTTTCTCGTCCCTTTTGTCGTGCTGTTGATTCTGCCGATCATTCGAAAGAATTTGCCATCTGAAGAAAATAAAACAGTGAAGTTTGACATGCCGGGAGCGTTACTTGTCGGTGTATCCGTGGGAGGATTATTACTGTTTGTGACGAGTGGGATCTACGTTGCTCTTATTTTTTCGGTTCCTGCTATGTTCCTCTTATGGAAACATCTTCATAAGGCTGACATTCCGTTCATCCAGCCCGAATTGCTCCACAATCGCGGCTACTTGTTGTTGCTTCTTATGCCTTTTACAGCTTTATTCATGAACTTTGCAACATTATTTACAATTCCGCTTCTTTTAGCTGACTTGTTTAATAAAAGTCCGTTGGAAATCGGGCTCATTATGTTTCCGGGACCGATTTTAGCAGCGTTAGCTTCAAACGTCACCGGGAAAATCATTGACGGCAAAGGATCGATGATGGTCATTCGGGCGGGTTTGGCGTTTCTACTTATCTCGTATGTACTGTTTGCGTTTTTTGCGAATGTAACGCCATATGCTTCGCTTGGCATATTAATCATTGCCATGGCCGGCTCGAACATTTTGGTTGCAAGTTCGAATAATGAGGTATCAAAAATATTACCGGTCCCGCATATTGGTGCAGGGATGGGTTTAGTGCAATTATGCCAATTTGTGGGAGGCGCTTTTGGGGCCGGAATTGCAGGAATGCTGATCACTGTTCAGCAACACCTGCCAGCCGAAGAGATCTTTCGAAACCTCTTCTTCGTTTATATTGGTTGGATGGTGATTGCCCATATTGTCTTTCAGCTTTATTTACGTTCAAAGAATACAGACCGTAAACATTTGCCTGACAACACCTTATCAAGTTAA
- a CDS encoding MFS transporter codes for MPSAPIEDQDLSQPFELNERIILVFWGIGMLLMTMNTTMFNVALPTVIAEFQIDSSMATWIVSGYSIVFALSALTFSRLSDYIPIRRLISLGLLVLGASSLIGFFSNTFIVLLLARLFQAIGAGTLPSLAIVLSSKFIPVSRRGRAMTVIASSAVLGFGLGPLVGGSLLSIWDGIICFSSLLSCC; via the coding sequence ATGCCTAGTGCCCCCATCGAAGACCAAGATTTAAGCCAACCATTCGAACTAAATGAGCGGATCATCCTTGTTTTCTGGGGCATCGGGATGTTGCTGATGACGATGAATACGACGATGTTTAACGTTGCGCTCCCAACGGTGATTGCTGAGTTTCAAATTGATTCATCGATGGCCACATGGATTGTATCCGGGTATTCCATCGTGTTTGCTTTGTCTGCGTTAACATTCAGCCGGTTATCCGATTATATCCCCATCCGCAGACTCATCAGTCTCGGGTTGCTCGTTTTAGGGGCATCTTCCCTTATCGGGTTTTTTTCCAACACGTTTATCGTTTTACTCCTTGCCCGCCTTTTTCAAGCTATTGGTGCAGGGACACTCCCGAGCTTAGCCATAGTACTCTCATCAAAATTTATCCCGGTAAGCAGACGGGGGAGAGCGATGACGGTCATTGCGTCATCTGCGGTTTTAGGCTTCGGGTTAGGCCCGCTCGTCGGGGGATCCTTACTGAGCATTTGGGATGGAATTATTTGTTTCTCGTCCCTTTTGTCGTGCTGTTGA
- a CDS encoding long-chain-fatty-acid--CoA ligase: MMKDTRWLNHYPADVNAEVQIEERSLSALLDAAVNRFDSDISLEYHGDQWSYREVQQIADRLAGCLFQRGFKKGDRLSIMLPNCPQYIFSAFAAFKVGGIIVQTNPMYVERELEYQLNDTEAEFIICHDSLYERVKNVQDRTYLKNIIVVKEKEETVIDESDIFFEDFLNTYVSEHPEVQINPMEDIAVLQYTGGTTGEPKGVMLTHQNFINQIEQYYEYLFKQLDSQEDLNRVVISFLPLFHIFGFANVTMFGFKFGYKQVLLPRFEVETVLKLIKEDPPFIFYGVPTMYTAMLNYPNVESFGIEKINGFFCGSSPMPLELYEKFKNLMDKDAFLSDGYGLSEATSGTISNPHSRLKIGSIGLPIPRTKAKIAIETDHGMEDAPVGVEGEILVYGPQVMKGYWNKPEETKATLKDGWLHTGDIGYMDEEGYFYIVDRKKDIIITSGYNVYPREIEEVIYQIPGIREVIVIGLPDEYRGEIVKAYVSVTESQKVTEEEITRFCRDNLATYKVPRMVEIREELPKTSVGKLLKKELRNQELKKLKSN; the protein is encoded by the coding sequence ATGATGAAAGACACCAGATGGTTAAATCATTACCCAGCGGATGTTAATGCCGAAGTACAAATTGAAGAAAGGTCATTGAGTGCATTATTAGATGCCGCCGTTAATCGATTTGATTCCGATATATCGCTTGAATATCATGGAGACCAATGGTCATATAGAGAAGTTCAGCAAATAGCAGATAGATTAGCTGGTTGTCTTTTTCAACGAGGATTCAAAAAAGGCGATCGCTTATCAATCATGCTTCCTAATTGTCCACAATATATTTTTTCGGCTTTTGCTGCTTTTAAAGTTGGTGGGATCATTGTTCAAACAAATCCAATGTATGTTGAAAGGGAGCTTGAATACCAATTAAATGATACCGAAGCAGAGTTTATTATTTGTCATGATTCTTTATATGAACGGGTGAAAAACGTTCAAGATAGGACTTATCTTAAAAATATTATTGTAGTGAAAGAGAAAGAAGAAACTGTTATTGATGAAAGCGATATATTTTTCGAAGACTTTCTCAATACTTATGTTTCTGAACATCCGGAAGTTCAAATTAATCCGATGGAAGATATAGCTGTGCTCCAATATACTGGCGGAACGACCGGGGAACCCAAAGGGGTTATGTTAACCCACCAAAATTTCATCAATCAAATAGAACAATATTATGAGTATTTATTTAAACAATTGGATTCACAAGAAGATTTAAACAGAGTTGTCATTAGCTTTTTACCTTTATTTCATATATTCGGCTTTGCAAATGTAACAATGTTTGGCTTTAAATTTGGCTATAAACAAGTTCTCTTGCCTCGTTTTGAGGTAGAAACTGTTTTAAAGCTTATCAAAGAAGACCCACCGTTTATTTTTTATGGCGTACCTACAATGTATACAGCCATGCTAAATTATCCAAACGTAGAATCGTTCGGAATAGAAAAAATAAACGGTTTCTTTTGTGGGAGTTCACCAATGCCATTGGAGCTATATGAAAAATTTAAAAATTTGATGGATAAAGATGCGTTTCTTTCTGACGGATATGGTTTATCGGAAGCGACTTCAGGTACCATTAGTAATCCTCATTCAAGATTGAAAATAGGTAGTATAGGACTGCCGATTCCAAGAACCAAAGCAAAAATTGCGATTGAAACAGATCATGGAATGGAAGATGCTCCTGTAGGAGTCGAAGGGGAAATTTTAGTCTATGGCCCTCAAGTCATGAAAGGTTACTGGAATAAACCTGAAGAGACAAAAGCAACATTGAAAGATGGATGGCTGCATACCGGAGATATCGGTTATATGGATGAAGAAGGGTATTTCTATATCGTCGATCGAAAAAAAGACATCATCATTACAAGCGGGTATAACGTTTATCCGCGTGAAATAGAAGAAGTCATTTATCAAATTCCAGGTATCCGGGAAGTGATCGTTATAGGACTTCCGGATGAATATAGGGGAGAGATCGTTAAAGCCTATGTATCTGTAACGGAAAGTCAGAAAGTGACAGAAGAGGAGATCACTCGATTTTGCAGGGATAATCTGGCGACATACAAAGTTCCAAGAATGGTGGAAATACGAGAAGAGCTACCGAAAACCAGTGTTGGAAAGCTTTTAAAAAAAGAACTTAGAAATCAAGAGTTAAAAAAATTAAAGAGCAATTAG
- a CDS encoding acyl-CoA dehydrogenase family protein, which translates to MNMINFSEPEEIKEVLASLDRFIELEIKPLEKKFVKELEDERYLYDKNGYFTKEIQEALKEVRMKSADAGFYTMFGMPELGGNGDQFGPVAVALIYESITKKYGENLFVDEIFPVGLFTGGLTPVLLGLQDELKEKMLPELASGESLLCFGLSEPEAGSDVWGMKTKAIKDGDHWVINGTKQWITNSPYADYAMIFAITDPELVAKRKGGISTFLVPFDGETCVNSSVIPYLGSMGSRIGTISLDNARVHESYIIGELHDGFGAALHGVDIGRVVMAAQCVGTAQWALDIALDYAKQRKTFGVTIENHQAIQMQLAECAMDIYAGRNMLLHCAWKMENQEKLPLKEISMIKAFTTEMGFRVVDRCMQICGGMGLTNEMKLEKAWRHMRATRVPDGTAEIQRRTIARRLLKGDKSFN; encoded by the coding sequence ATGAACATGATCAATTTTTCAGAACCAGAAGAGATAAAAGAAGTGCTTGCCAGCTTAGATCGATTTATTGAATTAGAAATCAAACCTTTGGAAAAAAAGTTTGTTAAAGAGCTTGAAGATGAGCGCTACTTATATGATAAAAATGGGTATTTTACAAAAGAGATACAGGAAGCATTAAAAGAGGTGCGAATGAAATCAGCGGATGCAGGTTTTTATACCATGTTTGGCATGCCCGAGCTAGGTGGCAATGGTGATCAATTTGGACCCGTGGCTGTTGCGTTAATATACGAATCTATTACGAAAAAATATGGGGAAAATTTATTTGTTGATGAAATATTCCCCGTTGGTTTATTTACGGGTGGACTGACGCCTGTTTTACTTGGTTTGCAGGATGAGTTAAAAGAAAAGATGTTGCCTGAATTGGCAAGCGGAGAGTCACTGCTTTGTTTTGGGTTAAGTGAACCGGAAGCAGGTTCTGATGTGTGGGGCATGAAAACGAAAGCCATAAAGGACGGTGATCACTGGGTCATCAATGGTACAAAGCAATGGATTACAAATTCCCCTTATGCCGATTATGCGATGATCTTTGCGATTACTGATCCTGAACTTGTAGCAAAGCGAAAAGGTGGCATCTCTACATTTCTTGTTCCTTTTGATGGGGAAACATGTGTTAATTCTTCCGTGATTCCGTACCTTGGGTCAATGGGTAGCCGTATCGGGACGATCTCTTTAGACAATGCACGCGTACATGAATCTTATATCATCGGTGAACTTCATGACGGATTTGGTGCAGCCTTGCATGGTGTGGATATTGGCCGTGTTGTCATGGCAGCTCAATGCGTTGGAACCGCACAATGGGCTTTGGATATTGCCTTGGATTACGCAAAGCAGAGGAAAACTTTCGGTGTTACGATTGAAAATCATCAAGCGATTCAAATGCAACTCGCTGAATGTGCGATGGACATATATGCAGGCCGTAATATGCTGCTGCATTGTGCATGGAAAATGGAAAACCAAGAAAAATTACCTTTGAAAGAAATTTCCATGATTAAGGCATTCACAACAGAGATGGGCTTTCGCGTTGTAGATCGTTGCATGCAAATTTGCGGAGGAATGGGATTAACGAACGAAATGAAACTCGAAAAAGCTTGGCGTCATATGCGGGCAACGCGAGTTCCTGATGGAACAGCAGAAATTCAACGACGTACGATTGCACGTAGATTGTTGAAAGGAGATAAAAGTTTTAACTGA
- a CDS encoding MFS transporter — protein MLEQSNKEESTYLRSSEVERPPKKEMWGYALSAFGVFVTWNLIGNFLSYYYTDVAGIAAGAVGTLMLVARLFDGFTDLAMGVVVDKTKSKHGSARPWLLWTAVPFALAIVLVFSVPDLGQTGMLVYAYVTYLGFVLLYTMVSIAYKSLQGFMTPYQDSRSLTNTYAGILNFSGALVAAVLSQPLAALIGWTAVAAIYGSIAIVLILITFRSVKERVGPNTFNSGDNVPLILGFKSLFKNKYWAITAVFSVVFYATVALVQGSGIYYAQVVLGNANLVPIIGLALTLPMIIGLLFMGPIVVKIGKRNASLIGVVVLIIGQLIKWIDPANLTIYLIGSAIAGLGVMAPQAYIFGMINDTAEYGEYKTGLRTVGLVNSGSSFGTKAGSGIGLALIGWLLSFGGYVGGQAEQTPLAYEMILAINIYIPIILAVLLIILLMFYKLDKEHSTIVAELQRRKINQMGE, from the coding sequence ATGTTAGAACAAAGCAATAAAGAGGAATCAACGTATCTGCGCAGTTCGGAAGTGGAAAGACCACCAAAAAAAGAGATGTGGGGATATGCGTTATCTGCCTTTGGTGTTTTTGTTACCTGGAATTTAATTGGTAACTTTCTTTCCTATTATTACACGGATGTCGCAGGAATAGCTGCCGGAGCTGTCGGAACATTAATGTTGGTTGCCCGGCTTTTTGATGGATTTACAGATTTAGCTATGGGAGTGGTTGTTGATAAAACCAAATCAAAACATGGCTCAGCACGCCCATGGCTATTATGGACGGCTGTACCTTTTGCACTTGCAATTGTATTGGTTTTTTCAGTTCCAGATCTTGGGCAAACAGGTATGTTGGTATATGCCTATGTAACATATTTGGGATTTGTTTTGCTTTATACAATGGTTTCCATTGCCTATAAATCCTTGCAGGGGTTTATGACACCGTACCAAGACAGTCGCTCTTTAACAAATACTTATGCTGGCATTTTAAATTTTTCAGGTGCATTGGTAGCTGCGGTTTTATCTCAACCATTAGCAGCGTTAATTGGTTGGACAGCAGTTGCCGCAATATACGGATCAATAGCTATAGTATTAATATTAATAACATTTAGATCAGTAAAGGAGAGAGTCGGCCCCAATACATTTAATTCGGGAGATAATGTACCGTTAATTTTGGGTTTCAAATCATTATTTAAAAATAAGTATTGGGCGATCACTGCTGTTTTTTCCGTAGTATTTTATGCGACAGTAGCACTTGTGCAAGGTTCTGGTATTTATTATGCACAAGTAGTATTGGGAAATGCCAATTTAGTTCCGATCATAGGGCTTGCTTTAACCTTACCTATGATTATAGGTCTATTATTTATGGGACCTATCGTTGTTAAAATTGGGAAACGAAATGCATCTCTTATAGGTGTTGTTGTATTAATCATTGGTCAGTTAATCAAATGGATTGATCCGGCTAATTTGACAATATACTTAATTGGTTCAGCCATAGCCGGTTTGGGTGTGATGGCACCACAAGCGTACATTTTCGGCATGATTAATGATACTGCTGAGTACGGAGAATATAAAACAGGTCTTCGGACAGTCGGTTTAGTCAATAGCGGATCGAGTTTTGGAACTAAAGCCGGTTCAGGTATCGGACTTGCCCTAATCGGTTGGCTATTAAGTTTCGGAGGATATGTAGGTGGCCAGGCCGAACAGACGCCATTAGCCTATGAAATGATTTTGGCGATAAATATTTATATTCCAATTATTTTAGCAGTTTTGCTGATTATTTTGTTAATGTTTTATAAACTGGATAAGGAACACTCAACAATAGTGGCAGAATTGCAAAGACGCAAAATTAACCAAATGGGGGAATGA
- a CDS encoding enoyl-CoA hydratase/isomerase family protein has protein sequence MNPLVTYKKENEIAVITIDNPPLNVMNQQIQKELKAITAEIKADKEVVCVLLTSTGEKAFMAGADIKEFPQMIENPDMRDQVMFMHQMLNEMEELPKPTIAVLDGLTFGGGCELALACDIRIAEEQIQIGFPEINLGLFPGGAGTQRLPRLIGESKAKEIMYTGEPITAAEAEKIGLVNRVVPSNEAYRTGMNLALQITEKSLPALSKIKQAVHDGMEVNLKEGIEKEATLFKEVFQTKDVQEGVEAFIEKRKPNFMHQ, from the coding sequence ATGAATCCACTCGTAACTTATAAAAAAGAAAATGAGATTGCAGTGATAACGATTGATAACCCACCGTTAAATGTGATGAACCAACAGATACAGAAAGAATTGAAAGCAATTACGGCTGAAATAAAAGCTGATAAAGAAGTAGTTTGTGTGCTCTTAACCAGTACAGGAGAGAAAGCATTTATGGCTGGCGCTGATATTAAGGAGTTTCCTCAAATGATTGAGAATCCGGATATGCGGGACCAAGTCATGTTCATGCATCAAATGTTAAATGAAATGGAAGAATTGCCCAAGCCAACGATCGCTGTTCTTGATGGCCTCACATTTGGAGGAGGTTGTGAACTAGCTTTAGCATGCGACATCAGGATCGCAGAAGAACAAATACAAATTGGATTTCCCGAAATTAACCTTGGTCTTTTTCCGGGTGGCGCCGGGACTCAAAGGCTGCCTAGGCTCATTGGAGAATCAAAAGCAAAAGAAATAATGTATACAGGCGAACCAATAACAGCAGCAGAAGCCGAAAAAATCGGGTTAGTGAATCGTGTAGTTCCAAGCAACGAAGCATATAGAACAGGAATGAACTTAGCCCTTCAAATCACGGAAAAATCACTCCCTGCATTATCAAAAATAAAGCAAGCAGTTCATGACGGAATGGAAGTCAATTTAAAAGAAGGGATTGAGAAAGAAGCTACGCTGTTTAAAGAAGTTTTTCAGACTAAAGATGTGCAAGAAGGAGTAGAAGCCTTCATTGAAAAAAGAAAGCCTAATTTTATGCATCAGTAA
- a CDS encoding SDR family oxidoreductase — MSIQDLFSLEGKTAIVTGGGRGLGAQIADIFAEAGANVVVCSRKPEACEEKSEELKKRGVDSLAFKCDVANHDDVKNVVETTVDHFGSIDILVNNSGATWAAPVVDMPTESWDKVMNVNINGTFYMSLEVGKIMLKQNKGKIINISSTSGFGGTDPSIMDTIGYNTSKGAVMTFTKDLAVKWGPNNINVNAIAPGFFPTKMSRGLLDKGGDAILERTPLKRYGNDEDLKGAALFLASTASDFVSGEILTVDGGAHAYA; from the coding sequence ATGAGTATCCAAGATCTATTTTCGCTAGAGGGAAAAACAGCCATTGTTACCGGAGGCGGACGAGGATTGGGCGCCCAGATCGCAGACATATTTGCAGAAGCTGGAGCGAATGTTGTGGTTTGTTCCCGAAAACCGGAGGCGTGTGAGGAAAAAAGTGAGGAATTAAAAAAACGCGGCGTTGATTCGCTGGCATTTAAATGTGATGTAGCCAATCACGATGATGTAAAAAATGTTGTAGAGACTACGGTTGACCACTTCGGAAGCATTGATATTTTAGTAAATAACAGCGGAGCAACATGGGCGGCACCGGTTGTAGACATGCCAACTGAATCTTGGGATAAAGTGATGAATGTCAATATAAATGGAACATTTTATATGAGTTTAGAGGTAGGGAAGATTATGCTAAAGCAAAACAAAGGGAAAATCATAAATATTTCCTCTACATCCGGTTTTGGCGGAACAGATCCAAGTATCATGGATACCATTGGTTATAACACGAGTAAAGGGGCTGTTATGACGTTCACAAAGGATCTGGCGGTAAAATGGGGTCCAAATAATATCAATGTCAATGCCATCGCGCCTGGTTTTTTTCCGACAAAAATGTCACGAGGGTTGCTTGACAAAGGCGGCGACGCAATCTTGGAAAGAACGCCATTAAAGAGATACGGGAATGATGAGGATTTAAAAGGTGCAGCGCTGTTTTTAGCTTCTACAGCCTCTGATTTTGTGAGTGGAGAAATATTAACCGTAGATGGAGGGGCACATGCTTACGCTTAA